From one Chanodichthys erythropterus isolate Z2021 chromosome 3, ASM2448905v1, whole genome shotgun sequence genomic stretch:
- the LOC137006814 gene encoding gastrula zinc finger protein XlCGF57.1-like isoform X1 translates to MKEHLKMALIKEEESEDMKMEFIKEESEDMKIIIKEESEDMKVEFIKEESEDMKIEETFSVKHEDTEEQTDLMALKEESHEPNEREEEKEHYDKHHDFMNGERSTQVSSQKGVQKTGPKSFTHKKHKVHMRIHTGEKPFTCQQCGKRFSEKGNLKAHMRIHTGEKPYTCQQCGQSFSEKGGLKIHMRIHTGEKPYTCQQCGKRFNEKGSLKVHMRIHTGEKPHTCQQCGQSFSEKGNLTVHMRTHTGEKPYTCQQCGKSFSRKGSLIDHMSTHTGEKPYTCQECGKSFSEKGNLTVHMRIHTGEKPYTCQQCGKSFSEKGNLTAHMRIHTGEKPYTCQQCGKSFSRKGHLIAHISTHTGEKPHTCSLCGNGFRRERSLREHMRIHTEEMPLHVMSVERVSYIKITLRST, encoded by the exons ATGGCGTTAATTAAagaggaggagagtgaagacatgaagatggagtttattaaagaagaAAGTGAAGATATGAAGATAATTATTAAAGAGGAGTCTGAAGACATGAAGgttgagtttattaaagaggaaagtgaagacatgaagattgaagaaacattcagtgtgaaacatgaagatactgaggaacaaacag ACCTAATGGCACTGAAAGAAGAGAGTCATGAACCTAATGAAAGGGAAGAAGAGAAAGAACATTATGATAAACATCATGATTTCATGAATGGGGAAAGATCAACACAGGTTTCCTCACAAAAAGGAGTTCAAAAGACAGGACCTAAGagtttcacacacaaaaaacacaaagtccacatgagaattcacactggagagaaacctttcacctgtcaacagtgtggaaagagattCAGTGAGAAAGGAAACCTTAAagcccacatgagaattcacactggagaaaagccttacacctgccaacagtgtggacagagtttcagtgaGAAAGGAGGCCTTAaaatccacatgagaattcacactggagaaaagccttacacctgccaacagtgtggaaagcgTTTCAATGAGAAAGGaagccttaaagtccacatgagaattcacactggagaaaagcctcacacctgccaacagtgtggacagagtttcagtgaGAAAGGAAACCTTACagtccacatgagaactcacactggagaaaagccttacacctgtcaacagtgtggaaagagtttcagtcgaaAAGGAAGCCTTATAGACCACATGAgcactcacactggagaaaagccttacacctgccaagagtgtggaaagagtttcagtgagAAAGGAAACCTtacagtccacatgagaattcacactggcgaaaagccttacacctgccaacagtgtggaaagagtttcagtgagAAAGGAAACCTTACAgcacacatgagaattcacactggcgaaaagccttacacctgccaacagtgtggaaagagtttcagtcgaaAAGGACATCTTATAGCCCACATAAgcactcacactggagaaaagcctcacACCTGCAGTCTGTGCGGGAATGGCTTCAGACGGGAACGAAGCCTTAGAgaacacatgagaattcacactgaagAGATGCCATTACATGTGatgagtgtggaaagagtttcatatATAAAGATAACCTTAAGGTCCACATGA
- the LOC137006814 gene encoding gastrula zinc finger protein XlCGF57.1-like isoform X2 — protein sequence MALIKEEESEDMKMEFIKEESEDMKIIIKEESEDMKVEFIKEESEDMKIEETFSVKHEDTEEQTDLMALKEESHEPNEREEEKEHYDKHHDFMNGERSTQVSSQKGVQKTGPKSFTHKKHKVHMRIHTGEKPFTCQQCGKRFSEKGNLKAHMRIHTGEKPYTCQQCGQSFSEKGGLKIHMRIHTGEKPYTCQQCGKRFNEKGSLKVHMRIHTGEKPHTCQQCGQSFSEKGNLTVHMRTHTGEKPYTCQQCGKSFSRKGSLIDHMSTHTGEKPYTCQECGKSFSEKGNLTVHMRIHTGEKPYTCQQCGKSFSEKGNLTAHMRIHTGEKPYTCQQCGKSFSRKGHLIAHISTHTGEKPHTCSLCGNGFRRERSLREHMRIHTEEMPLHVMSVERVSYIKITLRST from the exons ATGGCGTTAATTAAagaggaggagagtgaagacatgaagatggagtttattaaagaagaAAGTGAAGATATGAAGATAATTATTAAAGAGGAGTCTGAAGACATGAAGgttgagtttattaaagaggaaagtgaagacatgaagattgaagaaacattcagtgtgaaacatgaagatactgaggaacaaacag ACCTAATGGCACTGAAAGAAGAGAGTCATGAACCTAATGAAAGGGAAGAAGAGAAAGAACATTATGATAAACATCATGATTTCATGAATGGGGAAAGATCAACACAGGTTTCCTCACAAAAAGGAGTTCAAAAGACAGGACCTAAGagtttcacacacaaaaaacacaaagtccacatgagaattcacactggagagaaacctttcacctgtcaacagtgtggaaagagattCAGTGAGAAAGGAAACCTTAAagcccacatgagaattcacactggagaaaagccttacacctgccaacagtgtggacagagtttcagtgaGAAAGGAGGCCTTAaaatccacatgagaattcacactggagaaaagccttacacctgccaacagtgtggaaagcgTTTCAATGAGAAAGGaagccttaaagtccacatgagaattcacactggagaaaagcctcacacctgccaacagtgtggacagagtttcagtgaGAAAGGAAACCTTACagtccacatgagaactcacactggagaaaagccttacacctgtcaacagtgtggaaagagtttcagtcgaaAAGGAAGCCTTATAGACCACATGAgcactcacactggagaaaagccttacacctgccaagagtgtggaaagagtttcagtgagAAAGGAAACCTtacagtccacatgagaattcacactggcgaaaagccttacacctgccaacagtgtggaaagagtttcagtgagAAAGGAAACCTTACAgcacacatgagaattcacactggcgaaaagccttacacctgccaacagtgtggaaagagtttcagtcgaaAAGGACATCTTATAGCCCACATAAgcactcacactggagaaaagcctcacACCTGCAGTCTGTGCGGGAATGGCTTCAGACGGGAACGAAGCCTTAGAgaacacatgagaattcacactgaagAGATGCCATTACATGTGatgagtgtggaaagagtttcatatATAAAGATAACCTTAAGGTCCACATGA